One window of Stigmatopora nigra isolate UIUO_SnigA chromosome 14, RoL_Snig_1.1, whole genome shotgun sequence genomic DNA carries:
- the lman2 gene encoding vesicular integral-membrane protein VIP36 isoform X1, with amino-acid sequence MKKRTHICCKMRVFGGFACLLVVAAFGAVKGDITDGNPEHLKREHSLMKPYQGVGSSPSSQWDFSGSTLVSTSYVRLTPDERSKQGSIWNTVPCYLKDWEMHIHFKIHGLGKKNLHGDGIALWYTKERLNPGSVFGNQDKFVGLSIFLDTFRNDLQGMDRSFPFISAMVNNGSVSYDHGKDGRASELGGCSAEIRNREFDTYLAIRYSKGRLTVMMDVDDKNEWKECIDVGGVRLPTGYFFGASAATGDLSDNHDIISMKLYQLMVEHTPEEENLDWTKIEPSVSLLKSPKDNIDDPTGNFRSTPLTGWKVFLLLLCALLGIVVCGVVGAVVFQQRQERNKRFY; translated from the exons ATGAAGAAGAGAACACATATTTGCTGTAAAATGAGAGTTTTTGGTGGTTTTGCGTGTCTGCTTGTCGTCGCCGCATTTGGAGCTGTGAAAGGCGACATCACGGATGGAAATCCAGAGCACTTGAAACGGGAACACTCCTTGATGAAACCATATCAAG GTGTTGGAAGCAGCCCATCCAGCCAGTGGGACTTTTCAGGGAGCACATTGGTGAGCACCTCGTATGTCCGACTCACTCCGGATGAGAGAAGCAAGCAAGGATCTATCTGGAATACCGTG CCATGTTACTTGAAAGACTGGGAGATGCACATTCACTTCAAAATCCACGGGCTGGGCAAGAAGAATCTCCATGGCGATGGGATTGCTCTCTGGTACACAAAAGAAAGACTGAATCCAG GCTCAGTGTTTGGGAACCAGGATAAGTTTGTGGGCCTGTCCATTTTTCTCGACACCTTCCGCAACGACCTGCAAGGAATGGAC CGCTCTTTCCCGTTCATTTCGGCCATGGTGAACAACGGCTCGGTGAGCTACGACCACGGCAAAGACGGACGCGCTTCCGAACTGGGAGGCTGCTCGGCCGAGATTCGTAACAGAGAGTTCGACACTTACTTGGCCATCCGTTACTCCAAAGGGCGACTCACC GTGATGATGGACGTCGACGACAAGAACGAGTGGAAGGAATGCATAGACGTCGGCGGAGTTCGTCTTCCGACGGGATATTTCTTTGGCGCCTCGGCGGCCACTGGGGATCTTTCAG ACAACCACGACATCATCTCCATGAAGCTCTACCAGCTGATGGTGGAGCACACTCCAGAGGAAGAGAATCTTGACTGGACCAAAATCGAGCCAAGCGTCAGCCTTCTGAAGTCACCCAAAG ACAACATCGATGACCCCACGGGCAATTTCCGCAGCACCCCGTTGACCGGTTGGAAGGTGTTTCTTCTCTTGCTCTGCGCGTTGCTGGGCATCGTGGTGTGCGGCGTGGTGGGTGCCGTCGTTTTCCAACAACGCCAGGAGCGAAACAAAAGGTTCTACTGA
- the lman2 gene encoding vesicular integral-membrane protein VIP36 isoform X2 encodes MKKRTHICCKMRVFGGFACLLVVAAFGAVKGDITDGNPEHLKREHSLMKPYQGVGSSPSSQWDFSGSTLVSTSYVRLTPDERSKQGSIWNTVPCYLKDWEMHIHFKIHGLGKKNLHGDGIALWYTKERLNPGPVLSDQATFHGLAVFIDTYSNDDSADRSFPFISAMVNNGSVSYDHGKDGRASELGGCSAEIRNREFDTYLAIRYSKGRLTVMMDVDDKNEWKECIDVGGVRLPTGYFFGASAATGDLSDNHDIISMKLYQLMVEHTPEEENLDWTKIEPSVSLLKSPKDNIDDPTGNFRSTPLTGWKVFLLLLCALLGIVVCGVVGAVVFQQRQERNKRFY; translated from the exons ATGAAGAAGAGAACACATATTTGCTGTAAAATGAGAGTTTTTGGTGGTTTTGCGTGTCTGCTTGTCGTCGCCGCATTTGGAGCTGTGAAAGGCGACATCACGGATGGAAATCCAGAGCACTTGAAACGGGAACACTCCTTGATGAAACCATATCAAG GTGTTGGAAGCAGCCCATCCAGCCAGTGGGACTTTTCAGGGAGCACATTGGTGAGCACCTCGTATGTCCGACTCACTCCGGATGAGAGAAGCAAGCAAGGATCTATCTGGAATACCGTG CCATGTTACTTGAAAGACTGGGAGATGCACATTCACTTCAAAATCCACGGGCTGGGCAAGAAGAATCTCCATGGCGATGGGATTGCTCTCTGGTACACAAAAGAAAGACTGAATCCAG GACCCGTCTTGTCCGACCAAGCCACCTTCCACGGCCTGGCCGTCTTTATAGATACGTACTCGAACGATGACTCTGCTGAC CGCTCTTTCCCGTTCATTTCGGCCATGGTGAACAACGGCTCGGTGAGCTACGACCACGGCAAAGACGGACGCGCTTCCGAACTGGGAGGCTGCTCGGCCGAGATTCGTAACAGAGAGTTCGACACTTACTTGGCCATCCGTTACTCCAAAGGGCGACTCACC GTGATGATGGACGTCGACGACAAGAACGAGTGGAAGGAATGCATAGACGTCGGCGGAGTTCGTCTTCCGACGGGATATTTCTTTGGCGCCTCGGCGGCCACTGGGGATCTTTCAG ACAACCACGACATCATCTCCATGAAGCTCTACCAGCTGATGGTGGAGCACACTCCAGAGGAAGAGAATCTTGACTGGACCAAAATCGAGCCAAGCGTCAGCCTTCTGAAGTCACCCAAAG ACAACATCGATGACCCCACGGGCAATTTCCGCAGCACCCCGTTGACCGGTTGGAAGGTGTTTCTTCTCTTGCTCTGCGCGTTGCTGGGCATCGTGGTGTGCGGCGTGGTGGGTGCCGTCGTTTTCCAACAACGCCAGGAGCGAAACAAAAGGTTCTACTGA